One Eremothecium cymbalariae DBVPG#7215 chromosome 2, complete sequence DNA window includes the following coding sequences:
- the PAN2 gene encoding poly(A)-specific ribonuclease (similar to Ashbya gossypii AFL055W), with amino-acid sequence MNNWQLSYQSPVDLTDHLRKPYWAYDNKEKNVTKILLDQEVNLLWAGDTYGRVSSYDQSYSLYTRHTAHIGAIPVVDMLSHKQGIISLSSDSLNFANRRSVTKLNLTSADIAQLCDMKAMCFGNSSQNHVYCGGANLASGIVDIDLMKGRLSNTVQYPSKIKFMHSSNRTIAIGKQHGGIDILDPNSNTLIKSFSGHSSMITSMDFKDYTLVTSGKSKRFNVLYPDQFVNVYDLRIMKQLPPISFSKSPEYLGNGSCYIIGADFVQLHPILPTVIVIASVTGAFDFVDLSNPTMRTPYCHPCQSVKQFQLSPSGDYIAFIEQDNNVNMWTRSNGMTGFTSTPTTILEYPDFPNDGIMPERVSVDDYEYPLSSVGLPYFSEKLLSAWHQTVFRSDGTISMKIPNTILSGASVNNQHVSTSANSSSRPNTSRSPSAYLSSSKYLLQPYNRFKYGHRNVAAPYRSLRERKKKLLITDEDGKDKQELMHYKPSNPSEIPPAFTKLQMVYGRFGVQDFDFKAFNKTKYSGLETDIDNLYTNAILQMYRFVPEVYNFLVSCLKQENFSDNSLLTELAALYDMMVRAGGEICRSSNFQEALASIPKSHQLGLITDTLNDVCGLNAIGPQATTPSATTISGPSLCGNFENLVLGDENNQNMLQNGTETPLSIPQRFNSFLLNRLLFEEVQMKINTTQSIVLEELFGIDLQVTSRSLSTCGSFVRESDIVPTLIVTSPMSNNIKYINKKLNNQTILPYIESSMSRLKHLKAMCEKCFKNETVECEKTARNLPPLLSLNISLTSEEWATAKTVRGWLAKEFYATISKDRPILKLQPTDLKTTNAIFKYELNGYVARISDYISESHLVTYCKVFEPNIKTYKWYMFNDFLVQEVDEEEALNISYWWKTPEIALYSDSEELMKPFVPASFYTINYSILYRDYFANKTRENIRKEYELLTVSEAPKPGSLVALDAEFVVLSEDQVEISCKGIKTLIKPAKTALARVSVLRGEGEKAGIPFIDDYIVNTKHIEDYLTKYSGIEPGDLDPNTSNKPLVTRRVVLRKIWLLLQLGCVFVGHGLYNDFRNINIHVPKEQTRDTALYFLQGRRYLSLRYLAYALLDQDIQTGNHDSIEDAHTALILYRKYLVLKEKGIFEAVLNRIYEEGRASNYRVPGDCQ; translated from the coding sequence ATGAATAACTGGCAATTATCCTATCAGTCTCCAGTTGATTTGACAGACCATCTACGGAAACCCTATTGGGCGTATGATAATAAGGAGAAGAATGTAACCAAGATACTGCTTGATCAGGAAGTGAATTTACTTTGGGCAGGAGATACTTATGGCAGAGTGTCATCTTATGATCAATCGTATTCATTGTATACAAGACATACAGCGCATATTGGAGCAATACCAGTGGTTGATATGTTAAGTCACAAACAGGGTATAATATCTTTGAGTTCTGATTCTCTGAACTTTGCCAATAGAAGAAGTGTGACTAAATTGAATCTTACATCAGCAGATATAGCACAGTTGTGTGATATGAAGGCAATGTGTTTTGGTAACAGTAGCCAAAATCATGTATATTGTGGTGGGGCAAATCTAGCTAGTGGGATAGTAGACATAGATTTAATGAAAGGCCGTCTCAGCAACACAGTACAATATCCTTCGAAGATTAAGTTTATGCATTCAAGTAATAGAACAATTGCAATTGGGAAGCAACACGGTGGTATTGACATACTTGATCCTAATAGTAATACTCTAATTAAGAGTTTTTCAGGGCATTCGTCAATGATCACTTCTATGGATTTTAAAGATTACACTTTGGTGACATCTGGGAAGTCTAAGAGGTTTAATGTACTTTATCCAGATCAATTTGTAAACGTGTATGATTTGCGAATTATGAAGCAGTTACCAccaatatctttttcaaaaagtcCCGAATATCTGGGAAATGGATCTTGCTATATTATAGGAGctgattttgttcaattacatccaattcttccaacaGTTATTGTAATTGCCTCCGTAACGGGTGCTTTTGATTTCGTTGATTTATCCAATCCAACAATGAGGACTCCATATTGTCATCCATGTCAATCAGTAAAACAGTTCCAATTATCACCTAGCGGCGACTACATAGCATTTATTGAACAAGATAACAATGTAAACATGTGGACAAGGTCCAATGGTATGACAGGGTTTACTAGTACGCCAACGACAATACTTGAATATCCAGATTTCCCCAATGACGGTATTATGCCTGAAAGAGTATCTGTTGATGATTATGAATACCCATTGAGTAGCGTTGGTTTGCCCTATTTCAGTGAAAAGTTACTTTCTGCATGGCATCAAACCGTTTTCCGGAGTGATGGTACTATTTCGATGAAAATTCCAAACACTATCCTCAGCGGTGCTAGTGTAAACAATCAACACGTTTCAACTTCTGCAAACTCCAGTTCAAGGCCAAACACATCGAGATCACCAAGTGCATATCtatcctcatcaaaataCTTACTTCAGCCATATAATAGATTCAAGTATGGACATAGGAACGTCGCGGCACCTTATAGATCATtaagagagagaaagaagaaactaTTAATTACTGACGAAGATGGAAAGGATAAGCAGGAGCTGATGCATTATAAACCTTCTAATCCTAGTGAAATTCCACCAGCATTTACAAAATTACAGATGGTTTATGGAAGGTTTGGAGTACAAGATTTTGACTTCAAAGCGTTTAATAAAACGAAGTACTCTGGCCTGGAAACTGATATTGACAATTTGTATACTAATGCAATACTACAAATGTACCGCTTTGTTCCAGAAGTTTACAATTTCCTTGTAAGTTGCCTAAAACAGGAAAATTTTAGCGATAACTCTTTGCTTACAGAGTTAGCTGCTCTATATGATATGATGGTCAGGGCAGGAGGAGAGATTTGTCGCTCCAGCAACTTCCAAGAAGCATTAGCATCCATTCCAAAGAGTCATCAGTTAGGATTAATTACTGATACTTTAAATGATGTTTGTGGTCTGAATGCTATCGGTCCACAGGCCACTACTCCTTCAGCAACAACTATTTCAGGTCCTTCTTTATGTGGTAATTTCGAAAATTTGGTTCTTGGAGACGAAAACAATCAGAATATGCTACAAAATGGTACTGAAACCCCTTTAAGCATTCCTCAAAGGTTCAACAGTTTTTTGTTAAACAGGCTATTGTTTGAGGAGGTACAAATGAAAATCAATACCACCCAGAGCATTGTGTTGGAAGAACTATTTGGTATTGACCTTCAGGTCACTTCTAGATCTCTCTCAACCTGCGGCAGTTTTGTGCGCGAATCTGATATTGTTCCTACCTTGATAGTTACTAGTCCAATGAGTAACAACATCAAGtatattaacaaaaaattgaacaacCAAACAATTTTGCCGTACATTGAATCTTCAATGAGCAGGTTGAAGCATCTTAAGGCTATGTGTGAGaaatgttttaaaaatgaaaccGTTGAATGTGAAAAAACAGCCCGTAATCTCCCACCGTTGCTCTCTTTGAATATTAGCTTGACATCTGAAGAATGGGCAACAGCTAAAACTGTGAGAGGTTGGTTAGCTAAAGAGTTTTATGCTACAATTTCTAAGGACAGACCAATATTGAAGCTGCAACCCACTGATTTAAAAACTACAAATgctatttttaaatatgaGTTAAACGGTTATGTTGCCCGTATCTCAGACTATATTTCTGAGTCGCATTTGGTTACCTATTGTAAAGTTTTTGAAccaaatattaaaacttATAAGTGGTATATGTTTAATGATTTTCTAGTCCAGGAGGtagatgaagaggaagcaCTAAACATCTCCTATTGGTGGAAGACTCCAGAAATTGCTCTTTACTCTGATTCAgaagaattgatgaaaCCATTTGTTCCTGCCAGTTTTTACACTATTAACTATAGTATTTTATACAGGGACTATTTTGCAAATAAAACTAGGGAAAATATTAGGAAAGAATATGAGCTTTTGACTGTCAGTGAAGCGCCTAAACCGGGGTCACTGGTTGCATTGGATGCCGAATTTGTTGTATTAAGCGAAGACCAGGTTGAAATTTCATGCAAAGGTATCAAGACATTGATAAAGCCTGCTAAAACAGCTCTGGCACGGGTATCTGTCTTGAGAGGTGAAGGTGAAAAGGCAGGAATTCCATTCATTGATGACTATATTGTCAATACAAAAcatattgaagattatTTAACGAAATATAGCGGTATTGAACCCGGTGATTTGGATCCAAATACTAGTAATAAGCCGTTAGTTACTAGAAGAGTTGTTCTAAGAAAAATatggttattattacaattAGGTTGCGTTTTTGTTGGACATGGTTTATATAATGATTTCAGGAACATCAATATTCACGTTCCTAAGGAACAAACTCGCGATACAGCTTTGTATTTCTTACAAGGCAGGCGGTATCTATCATTGCGGTATCTAGCTTATGCATTATTAGATCAAGATATCCAAACTGGCAACCATGATTCTATCGAAGACGCTCATACTGCATTGATATTGTATAGAAagtatttggttttgaaagaaaagggCATTTTTGAAGCAGTATTGAATAGGATCTATGAGGAAGGTCGTGCGTCAAATTATAGAGTTCCGGGTGATTGCCAATAA
- the CTI6 gene encoding Cti6p (similar to Ashbya gossypii AFL052C), which translates to MSRTEARERNDMKYMETGSSGMRGQAERERSSQVEDGEEEDGALVEEEEEEEEEEEEEEEEEEEEEGETRCVCGELDPPDVSGLYIQCEECSVWQHGYCVGIIEGESTPDKYWCEQCKPSLHSLYTNDLGRKRSNYKPTQQRRRQNRRVKRGMERSGEQSIGDPYEVLQEPQGVKEEEEEEEEEEEEDVDYSKSKENGNKFERSANSSDRDIQEHNNSTSSNEQDEKRLLNRKRATLSAREEKHYQLMLEKAIRESRRTSQPEEILKAEDKDLSDKELSDSETSPTTATSTTSIGTIAPIPAAKSESNRHSSTEELGATASARFISSGSVTAARKRTRGKSVNSNSSSEEDVSRKRSRRGSSRKSAGASLQRSSSMSNGNISNGSDNTNNGDVSINKPIKPRLPSHRTSISEMKRRISAILEFLSRTQVEFSQNELGKEQLVQFVENDEFISKINTIFKDYDQSLKMMDSLTRKLLLWEQKYADKGSAT; encoded by the coding sequence ATGAGTCGAACTGAGGCTAGAGAACGGAATGATATGAAGTACATGGAGACGGGTAGTAGTGGGATGCGAGGGCAGGCGGAACGAGAGCGTTCTTCACAGGTGGAGGATggggaggaggaggatggGGCGTTAGttgaggaggaggaggaggaggaggaagaggaggaagaggaggaagaggaggaagaggaggaggaaggGGAGACACGTTGTGTTTGTGGGGAGTTGGATCCTCCTGATGTCTCTGGTCTGTATATCCAGTGTGAAGAATGTTCTGTTTGGCAGCACGGGTATTGCGTTGGCATTATTGAAGGGGAGAGCACGCCGGATAAGTACTGGTGTGAGCAGTGTAAACCGTCTTTGCATTCTTTGTATACCAATGATTTGGGAAGAAAGCGGTCTAACTACAAGCCCACACAGCAACGGCGTCGGCAGAACAGACGAGTGAAGCGTGGTATGGAGCGGTCAGGCGAGCAGTCGATTGGTGATCCATATGAAGTTTTGCAGGAACCCCAGGGGGttaaggaagaagaagaggaggaggaggaggaagaggaggaagatgtGGACTATTCCAAGAGTAAGGAAAATGGTAATAAGTTCGAGCGGAGTGCGAATTCTAGCGATAGGGACATACAGGAGCATAATAATTCCACGAGTAGTAATGAACAAGATGAGAAGAGACTTTTGAATCGGAAAAGGGCCACATTGAGTGCgagagaagaaaaacaCTATCAATTAATGTTAGAGAAGGCTATTCGTGAAAGTAGACGTACGTCGCAGCCGGAAGAAATTCTCAAGGCGGAGGACAAGGATTTGTCCGATAAAGAGTTGTCAGATTCAGAGACGTCGCCTACTACAGCGACGTCTACAACGTCTATAGGAACCATTGCCCCAATTCCCGCAGCTAAAAGTGAATCAAACAGACATTCTTCTACGGAGGAACTCGGTGCTACGGCGAGTGCCAGATTTATTTCATCAGGTTCGGTAACTGCGGCGCGCAAGCGTACGCGTGGGAAATCAGTAAATTCCAATTCGTCCTCCGAAGAGGATGTATCTCGTAAACGGTCTAGGAGAGGTAGTTCTAGAAAATCTGCTGGTGCATCATTGCAGCGATCCTCCTCTATGTCTAATGGGAATATTTCTAATGGCAGTGATAATACAAACAATGGGGACGTCAGTATAAATAAGCCAATAAAGCCTAGGCTTCCCAGTCATAGGACTAGTATATCCGAGATGAAGAGAAGGATAAGTGCCATATTGGAATTCCTGTCGCGAACACAAGTGGAATTCTCACAGAATGAATTGGGGAAAGAACAATTAGTTCAGTTTGTTGAGAATGATGAATTTATATCGAAGATCAACACTATATTCAAGGATTATGATCAATCACTAAAGATGATGGATTCTTTAACTAGGAAGTTATTGCTATGGGAGCAAAAATATGCTGATAAGGGGTCAGCAACTTAA
- the TCO89 gene encoding Tco89p (similar to Ashbya gossypii AFL054C), producing MSSGASRGRSSRTEAEMNAQIPHISTPHNYTSSVKARNKRLKQFSTRSRSRSNANFKGLLNLHRTTSHDGTFYRADGDSGSNNNNVKRTRSYDSLSRRKAISILSMTALTRTGSHPDQGIVNSVSGNGSNTLRSLRRSRSKSILDLYEAAEIYENHSTPEEEVEYFSEENNDDEEAEEQGQEGGEDEEEEDGDVYGQMGESAVGDTMESLCDDAELKVAETDSKQPNSIPGSDEPSRPDSSRTLTKVQLSYKPPSNLRNTLLDGNDEDDRIEHDKTVNDNDRIIRGDDDLLDAKHAIVETGHSLQRHGPTIVGNGDVEFCDSEEDKHNTKNESILDEQSEQYVPDMILSQSTGVERHFNHTLSRQNSLASHGAMIENGIYENPNYNHNSKFDYINSDLSSSIKSNDIKGDDKPVKKFSTSISSLTSNLQGRPPTAPRSGPRPNNLLTQRHTQNALLRNQQPSFLLDSYPNINSHRHGSNVGPFNNFSQFLQSGDQGTESRTQQKLWLQRESSFLDLSAQSSSSDSIFLASNIEIRREFERISREYMNVRRFGNPLNDAMTRVITQHKIDVRKHNNKISPPVSDTTSGSLFGSYQRNMKTFNELHPDVWNRELEIQQILATIWNENAAEFNKDTNPLNAKCPFLQQSTNISSRTRNTNTPHHNQRLINSLQPTTRAVNRRMEAAINQQRL from the coding sequence ATGTCATCTGGAGCCAGTAGAGGGAGGTCTTCTAGGACAGAAGCTGAGATGAATGCACAAATACCCCATATAAGTACTCCGCATAACTATACTTCGAGTGTGAAGGCTAGGAATAAACGGCTAAAGCAGTTCTCCACTAGATCACGGAGTAGAAGCAATGCTAATTTCAAAGGGTTGTTAAATTTGCATAGGACTACCAGCCATGATGGGACTTTTTATAGGGCGGATGGTGACAGTGGtagtaataacaacaatGTTAAGCGCACAAGGAGTTATGATTCATTAAGCAGGAGAAAGGCGATAAGTATATTAAGCATGACAGCATTAACGAGGACTGGGTCGCATCCCGATCAGGGGATAGTCAACTCAGTTTCTGGAAACGGTTCTAATACACTACGTTCTTTGAGACGGTCGAGGAGTAAATCTATTCTCGATTTATACGAAGCAGCCGAAATATATGAAAACCACTCCACGCCTGAGGAAGAAGTGGAATATTTCAGTGAGGAGAacaatgatgatgaggaggcAGAAGAGCAGGGGCAAGAGGGCGGtgaggatgaggaagaggaggatgGTGATGTGTATGGGCAAATGGGGGAGTCTGCAGTCGGGGATACTATGGAATCGCTTTGTGATGATGCTGAGCTGAAGGTAGCTGAAACAGATTCCAAGCAACCTAATTCAATTCCTGGTTCCGATGAGCCATCTAGGCCTGACAGTTCACGCACGTTAACCAAAGTCCAATTAAGTTACAAACCTCCTTCAAATTTAAGAAATACATTGTTGGATGGAAACGACGAAGATGATAGGATAGAACATGACAAGACTGTGAACGATAATGATAGAATTATACgaggtgatgatgatctgCTGGACGCAAAACATGCCATAGTAGAGACTGGACATAGCCTACAAAGACATGGCCCTACGATAGTTGGAAATGGGGATGTTGAGTTTTGTGATTCCGAAGAGGATAAACACAATACTAAGAATGAATCCATTTTGGATGAACAAAGTGAACAATATGTTCCTGATATGATCCTCTCTCAGTCCACTGGTGTGGAAAGACATTTTAACCATACATTGTCACGCCAAAATTCACTGGCTAGTCATGGTGCAATGATAGAAAACGGCATTTACGAGAACCCAAATTACAACCACAACAGCAAATTTGATTATATTAACTCAGATTTATCTAGTTCAATTAAATCGAATGACATTAAGGGTGATGATAAGCCTGtgaaaaagttttcaacCTCTATTTCGAGCTTAACAAGTAATTTACAAGGAAGGCCGCCAACTGCACCAAGATCTGGTCCCAGGCCTAATAATTTGTTAACTCAGAGGCATACACAAAACGCTTTGCTGAGAAATCAACAGCCatcttttttgttagaTTCTTACCCAAATATAAATTCACACAGGCATGGGTCAAATGTTGGCCCTTTTAACAACTTTTCTCAGTTTCTCCAATCAGGAGATCAAGGTACTGAATCAAGGACTCAACAGAAACTATGGTTACAAAGAGAATCCTCATTTTTGGACCTTTCAGCACAATCATCAAGTTCTGATTCAATTTTCTTAGCGTCTAATATAGAAATTAGAAGGGAATTCGAACGGATTTCTCGCGAATATATGAATGTAAGGAGATTTGGTAATCCTTTAAATGATGCAATGACAAGAGTCATTACACAGCACAAGATTGATGTAAGAAAACataacaacaaaatatctCCTCCAGTATCCGACACTACAAGTGGATCGCTTTTCGGTAGTTATCAAAGGAATATGAAAACCTTCAACGAGTTACATCCTGATGTTTGGAATCGTGAACTAGAGATCCAGCAAATTTTAGCTACAATATGGAATGAAAATGCTGCTGAATTTAACAAAGATACAAACCCACTGAATGCAAAGTGTCCTTTCTTACAGCAGTCAACGAATATTTCTAGTCGTACACGCAATACAAACACTCCGCATCATAATCAGAGGTTGATTAATTCGTTACAACCAACTACCAGGGCAGTTAACAGAAGAATGGAAGCAGCTATCAACCAACAGCGGTTATAA
- the PPQ1 gene encoding protein-serine/threonine phosphatase (similar to Ashbya gossypii AFL051W), whose amino-acid sequence MGNSPSKNSQYAFQSTNKQSQNGNEQQQLQVSEESSNEPNDPDDSRSLPTQIKNISISKARNNNVLTTDNGADGAGSTPHPRRSPYFDMKIDMHGARAMQNISSSTESSGSAFLGSNSSSTASSSATTSSSSSLSLKHDNNGLSLSNSYLEAPGLLPLKNGSLPSSVDSASSATTSNTAGGSLPTIAEERGEQQAQQPHDHRHRHLHRHRDHDSSGATINNKKKVPSCVSSSLLKKTRIPNPRSTPPVILRKNSHDPYNADTLDVDDVIERLLHLGETRFYHSRDFPFHSWEVQLICATAREIFLDQPSLLRLQAPIKIVGDVHGQFTDLLRVLKLSGIPHDTNYLFLGDYVDRGKQSLETIILLLCYKIKYPDRFFMLRGNHESANVTKMYGFYDECKRRMSTKAWKQFVDVFNTLPFAAIVQEKIFCVHGGISPQLANMKQIEKIARPTDIPEEGWLTDLLWSDPDPAVSEWALNDRGVSYTFGKRNVYDFCSNFKFDLIIRGHMVVEDGYEFFAKKKFVTIFSAPNYCGQFQNWGAVMSVTTGMMCSFELLKPHGAKIKKK is encoded by the coding sequence ATGGGGAACAGCCCGTCTAAGAATAGTCAATATGCATTTCAGAGTACGAACAAACAGTCACAGAATGGAAATGAGCAACAGCAGTTGCAAGTGAGTGAAGAATCCTCTAATGAACCTAATGATCCTGATGATAGTAGGTCTCTACCTACtcaaattaaaaacatCTCTATTTCCAAGGCCAGGAATAACAATGTCCTTACTACTGACAATGGGGCAGATGGGGCTGGGTCGACGCCCCATCCTAGACGGAGTCCTTATTTTGATATGAAGATCGATATGCATGGAGCGCGGGCGATGCAAAATATTTCTAGTTCTACAGAGTCTTCGGGTTCTGCGTTTTTGGGGTCGAATTCGAGCTCAACGGCTTCTAGTAGTGCTACTACGAGTTCTTCGTCTAGCCTGTCGCTGAAACATGATAATAATGGCCTAAGCTTGTCGAATTCATATTTGGAAGCACCGGGATTGCTGCCGTTGAAGAACGGGTCTTTGCCCTCGAGCGTGGACTCTGCGTCTTCTGCTACGACTAGCAATACTGCTGGAGGCAGTTTGCCGACGATTGCCGAAGAACGGGGGGAGCAACAGGCACAGCAACCGCATGACCATCGCCATCGCCATCTCCATCGCCATCGCGATCATGATTCTAGTGGTGCAactattaataataaaaagaaagttCCTTCCTGCGTGTCCTCTTCACTATTGAAAAAGACCAGGATTCCCAATCCTCGTTCTACGCCGCCGGTCATATTAAGAAAGAATTCGCACGACCCGTACAATGCGGATACATTGGATGTTGACGACGTCATTGAGAGGTTGTTGCACCTTGGGGAAACGAGGTTTTATCACTCGCGGGACTTTCCCTTCCATTCATGGGAAGTGCAATTGATATGTGCTACCGCAAGAGAGATTTTTCTGGATCAGCCTTCTCTTTTACGTCTTCAGGCTCCCATAAAAATCGTTGGTGATGTTCATGGACAGTTTACGGATTTATTACGGGTATTGAAGTTGTCGGGTATACCTCATGACACAAACTACTTGTTCCTCGGTGACTATGTTGATCGTGGTAAACAGTCTCTTGAAACTATCATATTATTGCTATGTTACAAGATCAAGTATCCGGATAGGTTTTTTATGTTACGAGGAAACCACGAGTCCGCTAATGTTACAAAGATGTATGGTTTCTATGATGAATGCAAGCGCCGGATGTCAACAAAGGCCTGGAAGCAATTTGTGGACGTATTCAATACTCTACCATTTGCTGCCATTGTCCAGGAAAAAATATTCTGCGTGCACGGCGGAATCTCTCCCCAGCTCGCCAATATGAAGCAAATCGAAAAGATCGCGAGGCCGACCGATATCCCAGAGGAAGGGTGGCTAACTGATTTGTTATGGTCTGATCCAGACCCCGCTGTCTCTGAATGGGCTTTAAACGACCGTGGTGTATCCTATACGTTTGGAAAACGAAACGTGTATGACTTTTGTTCCAACTTTAAATTTGATTTGATAATCAGAGGACATATGGTGGTTGAGGATGGTTATGAGTTTTTCgccaagaagaagtttgTGACGATTTTTAGCGCACCAAATTACTGTGGTCAATTCCAGAACTGGGGTGCTGTTATGAGTGTGACAACTGGCATGATGTGCAGCTTCGAGTTGTTGAAACCGCATGGTGCGAAAAttaagaaaaaatga
- the VPS45 gene encoding Vps45p (similar to Ashbya gossypii AFL053W): protein MNLFEVADFYLGRLVNPQVRTTLSVVEQSRIRVLLLDKSTTQIISMTATQTELLNKEIYMIDTIENEDRDVMRHLSCICYVKPTQETIEYLLKELQDPKYGRYQIFFNNTVTKTQLERLAECDDFEVVTKVEELFQDYYIVNEDLYSLNLPMSKLLSNPVVWDPRGLDSVRRGIVSLLLSLKVHPRIYYESSNKLCGKLAKEIQYEIDKNVKTLFDFPRMDAPPILLLLDRYNDALTPLLQPWTYQSMVHEYIGIKDNLVDLVHVPDLEDSLKQVVLSSKHDVFFRETMYLNFGDLGDRVKQYVTQYKTKTNTNAQINTIEDIKRFIEKFPEFKKLSSNVSKHMAILSELDSQLQLRDIWQLSELEQNLSAHDDNNNDYQEMLKLLQSPNLKSYYKTKLACIYALRNTSETQKTRQVESILRVACSPQEVAIFHKFKATCGMSAASSKKPQENDLISGLSKKFNKISRNNAENVYMQHTPELARLLGELSKNKLPTERLRSVDHNGPHNVSPIQDVIIFMVGGVTLDEARVVHQFNETMKAQNGSLRVVLGGNDVLRTEDFLRDFEDIFCTSGKDTELSDLL from the coding sequence ATGAATTTGTTTGAGGTAGCAGATTTCTACCTTGGTAGGTTGGTTAACCCTCAAGTGCGTACGACATTGAGTGTTGTAGAGCAGTCGCGTATACGGGTGTTGTTGCTGGACAAGTCTACTACGCAGATTATATCAATGACTGCAACGCAGACAGAGTTGTtaaataaagaaatttaTATGATTGATACGATTGAGAATGAGGATAGAGATGTGATGAGACATTTAAGCTGTATTTGCTATGTAAAGCCTACACAAGAAACGATagaatatttgttgaaggagTTGCAAGATCCGAAGTATGGCAGGTATCAGatattctttaataatacAGTTACCAAGACTCAGTTGGAGCGATTAGCTGAATGTGATGATTTTGAGGTGGTTACAAAAGTGGAAGAACTCTTTCAGGATTACTACATTGTTAATGAAGATCTTTATTCGCTTAATCTGCCTATGTCCAAGCTGCTATCAAACCCGGTTGTGTGGGATCCAAGAGGTCTAGATTCTGTTCGACGTGGTATTGTATCACTGCTGTTGTCATTAAAGGTACATCCTAGGATTTACTACGAATCTAGCAACAAATTGTGCGGGAAGCTTGCAAAGGAAATACAATATGAAATAGACAAGAATGTAAAAACATTATTTGATTTCCCAAGAATGGACGCTCCCCCCATTTTGCTACTTCTTGACCGCTACAATGATGCATTGACACCGTTGCTACAACCATGGACATATCAATCGATGGTTCATGAGTACATTGGTATTAAGGATAATCTTGTCGATTTGGTGCATGTTCcagatttggaagatagTTTGAAGCAAGTAGTTTTGTCATCTAAACATGATGTGTTCTTCCGTGAGACAATGTATCTAAACTTCGGAGATCTAGGAGATCGGGTAAAACAGTACGTTACACAAtacaaaaccaaaacaaaTACTAACGCCCAAATAAATACTATTGAGGATATTAAAAGGTTTATTGAGAAATTCCCAGAGTTCAAGAAACTTTCCAGCAATGTATCGAAACATATGGCCATATTAAGCGAATTAGACAGCCAACTACAGCTTAGAGATATTTGGCAATTAAGTGAATTGGAACAGAACCTGTCGGCCCATGATGATAACAACAATGACTACCAGGAAATGCTCAAGTTGTTGCAAAGTCCAAACTTGAAATCTTACTACAAGACGAAGTTGGCATGTATATACGCATTAAGGAATACCAGCGAAACGCAGAAAACGCGGCAAGTTGAAAGCATTCTGAGAGTTGCGTGTTCACCCCAGGAAGTGGCAATTTTCCATAAGTTTAAAGCCACCTGTGGCATGTCTGCAGCTTCGAGTAAGAAGCCTCAAGAAAATGATTTGATCAGTGGTTTGAGTAAGAAGTTTAACAAGATAAGTCGGAACAACGCAGaaaatgtatatatgcAACATACACCGGAGTTGGCCCGCTTATTGGGTGAACTTTCGAAAAATAAGTTACCGACCGAAAGATTACGGAGCGTCGACCATAATGGGCCTCATAACGTATCACCAATCCAAGATGTCATTATATTTATGGTTGGTGGTGTAACGCTAGATGAAGCTCGTGTGGTTCATCAATTTAATGAAACAATGAAGGCTCAGAACGGTAGCTTACGTGTGGTTTTGGGCGGTAATGATGTTCTTCGGACAGAAGATTTCTTAAGGGATTTTGAGGATATATTTTGCACTTCAGGTAAAGACACAGAACTTTCAGACTTATTATAA